In Streptomyces chartreusis NRRL 3882, the following are encoded in one genomic region:
- a CDS encoding protein kinase has product MDDYAGRVLADRYRLPLPPSDEYELTESRAFDTYSGQEVLVRQVPLPEVVEAEVLDAEGLPDGFTARDGGARRPGARPGTRRPTDPVVRRAVEAAQAAAAIPDHPRLDQVFDVFAEGGSLWIVSELVAARPLAALLAEKPLTPYRAAEVASDVLMALRVLHAHGWVHRNITARTVLVCDDGRVMLTGLAVGAAEEALCGYDPVPAPALDEPGQETGGAAMVNGAGGPGRAGGPGGVGGAGDPEAARRAAIEAREARGLPTAGAGAGGAGSPVPARRSVEDSEDPRAARAGAIAAYRAGARAAARVQEAQQNGRAALPGARPAPDGGPGPHGNGSVQSPYVPGQSTGPGAPPPGRIADPYGVGGAPRTTAWHGATPRGGTGSAPAPQEQEQTAVSPASDPVAPGESTRWDDLVAHTPAPRRGPATALAAERARQARMAVMGPVTERWAPEQAGPVHENWQLAAPIGPATDLWALGALLFRAVQGHAPYPEESTAELVQMVCGEPPAYAEECGPLRPVVESLLRQDPTERLDFEELRGWLRSLVRSAPEPEAGVHVVAAPPADASRLPVVRRRGELVRRRRAGLPAHHGRHKRAKKESRSPHRLGRTLLLLVLLVMAAAIAYAMLFMPKSQSDGAQGTDRTGAAGEVSQAPEADASGEPRPDRASPEPEKSPSTSAGSTQTQTTGPEVADGFTLRKDSAGFQVAVAKGWDRTPRGGSGQVVYAKGDFELIVVPGRDSASEYGSDPMDYQRERERELQPYRDSSWATSTGLKTIEVGGRTMAEGQFTWTGDDGGELYVRNLAMLVAGRYHVVQVRGPESERDEVTRLYEQAAATYRVTK; this is encoded by the coding sequence GTGGACGACTATGCGGGACGGGTGCTCGCCGACCGCTACCGCCTGCCGCTGCCGCCGTCCGACGAGTACGAACTCACCGAATCCCGGGCCTTCGACACCTACAGCGGACAGGAAGTCCTGGTCAGACAGGTGCCGTTGCCGGAGGTGGTCGAGGCGGAGGTCCTCGACGCGGAGGGGCTGCCCGACGGCTTCACGGCACGTGACGGTGGCGCGCGGCGGCCCGGCGCCCGTCCGGGCACCCGACGGCCGACGGATCCGGTGGTACGGCGCGCGGTCGAGGCCGCGCAGGCCGCGGCGGCCATTCCCGATCACCCCCGACTCGACCAGGTCTTCGACGTGTTCGCCGAGGGCGGCTCGCTGTGGATCGTCAGCGAGCTGGTGGCCGCGCGTCCGCTGGCGGCGCTGCTCGCCGAGAAGCCGCTGACGCCGTACCGGGCGGCCGAGGTGGCCTCCGACGTCCTCATGGCGCTGCGGGTGCTGCACGCGCACGGCTGGGTGCACCGGAACATCACCGCGCGGACGGTCCTCGTCTGCGACGACGGCCGGGTGATGCTGACCGGGCTGGCCGTGGGCGCGGCGGAGGAGGCGCTGTGCGGGTACGACCCCGTTCCGGCTCCGGCCCTCGACGAGCCCGGCCAGGAGACCGGTGGCGCCGCGATGGTCAATGGCGCCGGAGGCCCGGGGCGTGCCGGGGGCCCGGGAGGCGTCGGCGGCGCGGGTGATCCCGAGGCCGCGCGGCGGGCCGCCATAGAGGCCCGGGAAGCCCGGGGGCTGCCGACGGCCGGTGCCGGCGCGGGAGGCGCGGGCTCGCCCGTGCCGGCCCGCAGGAGCGTGGAGGACAGCGAGGATCCGCGGGCCGCGCGGGCCGGGGCGATCGCGGCCTACCGGGCGGGTGCCCGGGCCGCGGCCCGGGTCCAGGAGGCGCAGCAGAACGGCCGGGCCGCGCTGCCCGGTGCCCGGCCCGCCCCGGACGGCGGACCCGGGCCCCACGGCAACGGCTCGGTGCAGTCGCCGTACGTCCCCGGGCAGAGCACAGGCCCCGGGGCGCCCCCGCCAGGGCGGATAGCCGACCCCTACGGCGTGGGCGGCGCCCCCCGTACGACCGCCTGGCACGGCGCCACACCCCGCGGCGGAACCGGCAGCGCGCCCGCACCGCAGGAACAGGAGCAGACGGCTGTCTCCCCGGCCTCGGACCCCGTCGCCCCCGGCGAGTCCACCCGGTGGGACGACCTGGTCGCCCACACCCCGGCACCCCGGCGCGGCCCGGCCACGGCCCTGGCCGCCGAGCGGGCGCGGCAGGCGCGGATGGCCGTGATGGGGCCCGTGACGGAGCGCTGGGCGCCCGAGCAGGCCGGACCCGTGCACGAGAACTGGCAGTTGGCCGCGCCGATCGGTCCCGCCACCGACCTGTGGGCGCTGGGCGCGCTGCTCTTCAGGGCCGTGCAGGGGCATGCGCCCTACCCGGAGGAGTCGACGGCCGAGCTGGTGCAGATGGTGTGCGGGGAACCGCCCGCGTACGCCGAGGAGTGCGGGCCGCTCAGGCCGGTCGTGGAGTCGCTGCTGCGTCAGGACCCGACCGAGCGCCTGGACTTCGAGGAACTGCGCGGCTGGCTGCGCTCGCTCGTGCGCTCGGCGCCCGAGCCGGAGGCCGGTGTGCACGTCGTCGCGGCGCCGCCCGCCGACGCGAGCCGGCTGCCCGTCGTACGGCGCCGGGGCGAGCTCGTGCGCAGGCGGCGGGCCGGGCTGCCCGCGCACCACGGGCGGCACAAGCGGGCCAAGAAGGAGTCCCGGTCGCCGCACCGACTCGGCCGGACCCTGCTCCTGCTCGTCCTGCTCGTCATGGCCGCGGCGATCGCCTACGCCATGCTCTTCATGCCCAAGTCGCAGAGCGACGGCGCGCAGGGCACGGACCGCACCGGTGCCGCCGGTGAGGTCAGTCAGGCGCCCGAGGCGGACGCCAGCGGCGAGCCCCGGCCCGACCGGGCGTCGCCCGAGCCTGAGAAGAGCCCGTCGACATCGGCCGGTTCCACACAGACGCAGACCACCGGCCCGGAGGTCGCCGACGGCTTCACCCTGCGCAAGGACTCGGCGGGCTTCCAGGTCGCCGTAGCCAAGGGCTGGGACCGCACTCCACGAGGCGGCAGCGGTCAGGTCGTCTACGCGAAGGGCGACTTCGAGCTCATCGTCGTACCCGGCCGGGACAGCGCGTCGGAGTACGGCAGCGATCCGATGGACTACCAGCGGGAGAGGGAACGCGAGTTGCAGCCGTACCGCGATTCCAGCTGGGCCACCTCCACGGGGCTGAAGACGATCGAGGTGGGCGGGCGGACCATGGCCGAGGGGCAGTTCACCTGGACCGGCGACGACGGGGGCGAGCTGTACGTGCGCAACCTGGCGATGCTGGTCGCCGGGCGGTACCACGTGGTCCAGGTGCGCGGCCCGGAGTCCGAACGGGACGAGGTGACGCGGCTGTACGAGCAGGCGGCGGCGACGTACCGGGTGACGAAATGA
- a CDS encoding serine/threonine-protein kinase encodes MSEAERAGTSRQDTRQDNMERLLAGRYRLGKVLGRGGMGTVWRAEDETLGRTVAVKELRFPSNIDEEEKRRLITRTLREAKAIARIRNNSAVTVFDVVQEDDRPWIVMELVEGKSLAEVIREDGLLEPKRAAEVGLAVLDVLRSAHREGILHRDVKPSNVLIAEDGRVVLTDFGIAQVEGDPSITSTGMLVGAPSYISPERARGHKPGPAADLWSLGGLLYAAVEGAPPYDKGSAIATLTAVMTEPLEEPKNAGPLRDVIHGLLTKDPAKRLDDAGARAMLNSVIHAPVTAEPEPMDATKVVPLPAQPDKASRKGSSAGSGSKRSEEAGERLRGALRSVRKAAAGTAGASAASRTRAEDGTTASGPEGGKAGAGDAGASVPEPGSAAASASGAAAGAGAGSGAHGTKGEPGGRSSGWPVMPRPDLPPRPAPRAPLTDVVPRRTMMIIAAVVVLAVIGTVLAIALSGDDKDSKGAAGERGGKTVATASGSADTKGDASDGTRTDSAATQPAQSGSASNSTPDGRASESSGGGKGTAAESTHQGSQGYSIGLPKGWKYQSTGGAGDRFTGPDGQKLLIAWTSTPKGDPVADWKSQERYMQRAQYKKIRIEQVDYRDWNTADWEFTYVESGTEYRTIDRGFVVDDRQGYALMYTAKAADWDGELRKETWRTLTKTFEPKS; translated from the coding sequence ATGTCGGAGGCGGAGCGGGCGGGCACATCTCGTCAGGACACTCGTCAGGACAACATGGAGCGTCTCCTCGCGGGGCGTTACCGGCTGGGCAAGGTGCTCGGCCGCGGGGGCATGGGCACGGTGTGGCGGGCCGAGGACGAGACGCTGGGGCGGACGGTCGCCGTCAAGGAGCTGCGGTTCCCGTCGAACATCGACGAGGAGGAGAAGCGGCGGCTGATCACGCGGACGCTGCGCGAGGCCAAGGCGATCGCGCGGATCCGCAACAACAGCGCCGTGACGGTCTTCGACGTGGTCCAGGAGGACGACCGGCCCTGGATCGTGATGGAACTCGTCGAGGGCAAGTCGCTCGCCGAGGTCATCCGGGAGGACGGCCTCCTCGAGCCGAAGCGGGCCGCCGAGGTCGGGCTCGCCGTCCTGGACGTGCTGCGCTCCGCGCACCGCGAGGGCATCCTGCACCGCGACGTGAAGCCGTCCAACGTGCTGATCGCCGAGGACGGCCGGGTCGTGCTCACGGACTTCGGCATCGCCCAGGTCGAGGGCGACCCGTCCATCACCTCGACCGGCATGCTCGTCGGCGCGCCCTCCTACATCTCCCCCGAGCGGGCACGCGGGCACAAGCCGGGCCCGGCGGCCGACCTGTGGTCGCTCGGCGGGCTGCTGTACGCGGCGGTGGAGGGCGCGCCGCCGTACGACAAGGGGTCGGCCATAGCGACTCTCACGGCGGTGATGACCGAGCCGCTGGAGGAGCCGAAGAACGCCGGCCCGCTGAGGGACGTCATCCACGGGCTGCTCACCAAGGACCCCGCCAAGCGGCTCGACGACGCGGGCGCGCGGGCGATGCTGAACTCCGTCATCCACGCACCCGTGACGGCCGAGCCGGAGCCGATGGACGCGACGAAGGTCGTGCCGCTGCCGGCGCAGCCGGACAAGGCCTCGCGCAAGGGCAGTTCGGCGGGGTCCGGGAGCAAGCGGAGCGAGGAGGCCGGGGAGCGGTTGCGCGGTGCGCTGCGTTCCGTGCGCAAGGCCGCCGCCGGAACGGCCGGGGCGTCGGCCGCGTCCCGGACCCGGGCCGAGGACGGTACGACCGCATCCGGACCGGAAGGCGGAAAGGCCGGGGCCGGGGACGCGGGTGCGTCCGTGCCGGAGCCGGGTTCGGCGGCGGCGTCGGCCTCGGGGGCGGCTGCCGGGGCTGGTGCAGGGTCCGGTGCGCACGGGACGAAGGGCGAGCCCGGGGGCCGGAGTTCGGGGTGGCCCGTCATGCCGCGGCCGGACCTGCCGCCACGGCCCGCGCCCAGGGCGCCGCTCACCGACGTGGTGCCGCGGCGGACCATGATGATCATCGCGGCGGTCGTGGTGCTCGCCGTGATCGGCACGGTGCTCGCCATCGCGCTCAGCGGAGACGACAAGGACTCGAAGGGGGCCGCCGGCGAGCGCGGCGGCAAGACCGTCGCCACCGCGTCGGGCAGCGCCGACACCAAGGGCGACGCGAGCGACGGCACGCGCACCGACAGCGCGGCGACGCAGCCCGCGCAGTCGGGGTCCGCCTCGAACAGCACGCCCGACGGCCGCGCGAGCGAGTCTTCCGGTGGCGGCAAGGGCACCGCCGCGGAATCGACGCACCAGGGCAGCCAGGGATACTCGATCGGGCTGCCGAAGGGGTGGAAGTACCAGTCCACGGGGGGCGCGGGCGACCGGTTCACCGGGCCCGACGGGCAGAAGCTGCTCATCGCCTGGACGTCCACGCCCAAGGGCGACCCGGTGGCGGACTGGAAGAGCCAGGAGCGCTACATGCAGCGCGCGCAGTACAAGAAGATCCGAATAGAGCAGGTGGACTACCGCGACTGGAACACGGCCGACTGGGAGTTCACCTACGTGGAGAGCGGCACCGAGTACCGGACCATCGACCGGGGTTTCGTCGTCGACGACCGGCAGGGCTACGCGCTCATGTACACGGCGAAGGCGGCCGACTGGGACGGTGAGCTGCGCAAGGAGACCTGGCGGACGCTGACCAAGACCTTCGAACCCAAGTCCTGA
- a CDS encoding serine hydrolase domain-containing protein, whose protein sequence is MPPFRTLLALPVSVAVLGLPPADSSALSAPPTDAVLPLLVTQGRAPAAALLAQEGTTTRYAHAGQGISRADHFRAGSVTKTFIATVVLQLAAEHRLSLSDTVEQHLPGLVRGAGNDGRALTLRSLLTHTSGLYDYTADTGGTAPVTPRQAVRIALTHPPAERGRFSYSNTNYVLLGMVVQQVTGHSYAAEAERRIITPLKLTGTSFPGSRSSLPSPHGRAYAADGTDVTDLDPRVAGAAGELVTTLADLDRFYSALLGGRLLPPRRLREMLDTRAAHGAYGMGLFPEKLPCGTTVWGHNGHISGSYVRAAATVDGRRVLTFRVNTDAIADPGLEPAVLAAEFCPRTS, encoded by the coding sequence GTGCCGCCCTTTCGGACCTTGCTGGCCCTGCCCGTGTCCGTCGCCGTCCTCGGCCTGCCTCCGGCCGACTCGTCGGCTCTCTCCGCTCCGCCCACGGACGCGGTGCTCCCCCTGCTGGTGACCCAGGGCAGGGCTCCGGCCGCGGCCCTGCTCGCCCAGGAGGGAACCACCACGCGCTATGCCCACGCCGGGCAGGGAATCTCCCGGGCGGACCACTTCCGCGCCGGCAGCGTCACGAAGACGTTCATCGCGACGGTCGTGCTGCAACTGGCCGCCGAGCACCGGCTGTCGCTGTCCGACACCGTGGAGCAGCACCTGCCGGGCCTGGTGCGCGGAGCGGGCAACGACGGCCGCGCGCTGACCCTGCGCTCCCTGCTCACCCACACCAGCGGCCTGTACGACTACACCGCGGACACCGGCGGAACCGCACCCGTCACACCCCGTCAGGCCGTACGCATCGCACTCACCCACCCCCCGGCCGAACGCGGCCGCTTCTCCTACTCGAACACCAACTACGTCCTGCTCGGCATGGTCGTCCAGCAGGTCACCGGCCACTCGTACGCCGCCGAGGCCGAGCGGCGCATCATCACTCCCCTGAAACTGACGGGCACCTCCTTCCCCGGATCCCGCTCCTCGCTGCCCTCTCCGCACGGCCGCGCCTACGCCGCCGACGGCACCGACGTCACCGATCTCGACCCGCGGGTGGCCGGCGCCGCGGGCGAGTTGGTGACCACGCTCGCCGATCTGGACCGCTTCTACTCGGCCCTGCTCGGCGGCCGGCTGCTGCCTCCGCGCAGGCTGCGCGAGATGCTCGACACCCGTGCCGCGCACGGCGCGTACGGCATGGGCCTGTTTCCCGAGAAACTGCCGTGCGGCACCACGGTGTGGGGGCACAACGGGCACATATCCGGCAGCTACGTGCGCGCCGCGGCCACCGTCGACGGCCGGCGTGTCCTCACCTTCCGCGTGAACACGGACGCGATCGCAGATCCCGGTCTCGAACCCGCGGTGCTCGCGGCCGAGTTCTGCCCCCGCACCTCGTAG
- a CDS encoding glycerol-3-phosphate dehydrogenase/oxidase: MRTATLGPAQRVESLASMAERELDVLVVGAGVVGAGTALDAATRGLSTGLVEARDWASGTSSRSSKLIHGGLRYLEMLDFALVREALKERGLLLERLAPHLVKPVPFLYPLQHKGWERLYAGSGVAMYDAMSMARGHGRGLPMHRHLTRSHALRVAPCLKKDALVGALQYYDAQMDDARYVATLVRTAVAYGAKAANRARVTGFLREGERVVGARVQDVEAGGEYEIRAKQVVNATGVWTDDTQAMVGERGQFHVRASKGIHLVVPRDRIHSTTGLILRTEKSVLFVIPWGRHWIVGTTDTDWDLDKAHPAASSADIDYLLEHVNSVLAVPLTRDDVQGVYAGLRPLLAGESDATSKLSREHTVAHPVPGLVVVAGGKYTTYRVMAKDAVDAAVHGLDMRVAECVTEDVPLLGAEGYRALWNARARIAARTGLHVVRVEHLLNRYGTMTEELLALIAEDPSLGEPLPAADDYLRAEIVYAASHEGARHLDDVLTRRTRISIETFDRGTRSARDAAELMATVLGWDKDQIEREVQHYEKRVEAERESQRQPDDLTADAARLGAPDIVPL; the protein is encoded by the coding sequence GTGAGGACAGCGACACTCGGGCCGGCGCAGCGCGTCGAGTCACTCGCATCTATGGCCGAGCGCGAGCTGGACGTGCTGGTGGTGGGCGCAGGCGTGGTCGGTGCGGGCACCGCCCTCGACGCCGCGACCCGGGGCCTGTCCACGGGCCTGGTCGAGGCGCGCGACTGGGCGTCCGGCACCTCCAGCCGGTCCAGCAAGCTGATCCACGGTGGCCTGCGCTACCTGGAGATGCTCGACTTCGCGCTCGTACGGGAGGCCCTGAAGGAGCGCGGCCTGCTGCTGGAGCGGCTCGCCCCGCATCTGGTGAAGCCCGTGCCGTTCCTGTACCCCTTGCAGCACAAGGGCTGGGAGCGCCTGTACGCAGGGTCGGGCGTCGCGATGTACGACGCCATGTCCATGGCCCGTGGGCATGGCCGGGGCCTGCCCATGCACCGCCACCTGACCCGCTCTCACGCCCTGCGGGTGGCGCCCTGCTTGAAGAAGGACGCGCTGGTCGGGGCGCTTCAGTACTACGACGCCCAGATGGACGACGCTCGCTATGTGGCGACCCTGGTGCGCACGGCGGTGGCCTACGGCGCCAAGGCCGCCAACCGCGCGCGGGTCACGGGCTTCCTGCGCGAGGGCGAGCGGGTCGTCGGCGCGAGGGTGCAGGACGTCGAGGCCGGCGGCGAGTACGAGATCCGCGCCAAGCAGGTCGTCAACGCGACCGGCGTGTGGACGGACGACACCCAGGCGATGGTCGGGGAGCGCGGCCAGTTCCACGTCCGGGCGTCCAAGGGCATCCATCTGGTCGTCCCGCGCGACCGGATCCACTCCACGACCGGGCTGATCCTGCGCACGGAGAAGTCCGTGCTGTTCGTCATCCCCTGGGGGCGGCACTGGATCGTCGGCACGACGGACACCGACTGGGACCTCGACAAGGCCCACCCGGCCGCGTCCAGCGCGGACATCGACTACCTGCTGGAACACGTGAACTCGGTCCTCGCGGTACCGCTCACGAGGGACGACGTCCAGGGCGTGTACGCGGGCCTGCGGCCCCTGCTCGCGGGTGAGTCGGACGCCACCAGCAAGCTGTCGCGCGAGCACACCGTGGCGCATCCGGTGCCCGGGCTCGTCGTCGTGGCGGGCGGCAAGTACACCACCTACCGGGTCATGGCCAAGGACGCGGTGGACGCGGCGGTGCACGGGCTCGACATGCGGGTCGCCGAGTGCGTCACCGAGGACGTGCCGCTGCTGGGCGCCGAGGGCTATCGAGCGCTGTGGAACGCGCGGGCACGGATAGCCGCCCGGACCGGACTGCATGTGGTGCGGGTGGAGCACCTGCTGAACCGGTACGGGACGATGACCGAGGAGCTCCTCGCGCTCATCGCCGAGGACCCCTCCCTGGGTGAGCCCCTGCCGGCGGCCGACGACTATCTGCGCGCGGAGATCGTGTACGCGGCCTCGCACGAAGGGGCGCGGCATCTGGACGACGTGCTGACCCGGCGGACGCGCATCTCCATCGAGACCTTCGACCGGGGCACGCGCAGCGCGCGCGACGCCGCCGAGCTGATGGCGACGGTCCTCGGCTGGGACAAGGACCAGATCGAGCGCGAGGTGCAGCACTACGAGAAGCGGGTGGAGGCCGAGCGGGAGTCGCAGCGCCAGCCCGACGACCTCACGGCGGACGCGGCGCGGCTGGGGGCGCCGGACATCGTGCCGTTGTAG
- a CDS encoding nucleotide sugar dehydrogenase, whose protein sequence is MPADLAVIGLGPYGLPLAQAAVAAGVATIGYRTGPEAGSLSPAEQRRMLSGGFRPTTNATELGRVRTAVICAPTPRGADGGLDLSQLEAAARTLAAHLRPHTTVILESPVYPGTTEEFLRPLLEEGSGLRAGRDFHLAYSPSRVDPGNRDFTPANTPKVIGGLTPACTESAAAFYGRLTDKVVRARGPREAETVQLLETNYRHVNIALVNEMAVLCHDLGVDLWDVVRCAETKPFGFQAFRPGPGVGGHAVPQDLTAHGGRTLRMVELAQQVNNRMPGYVVQRGATLLNEHGKSARGARVLLLGVTYKPDLADLHGTPAQEVALRLLELGASVSYHDPHVPAWSVLDRPVPRVDSLYEAVADADLTILLQQHRTYDLQGLSVKAQLLLDTRGAAPTGAAHRL, encoded by the coding sequence ATGCCCGCAGATCTCGCCGTCATCGGACTCGGCCCGTACGGCCTGCCCCTGGCCCAGGCCGCCGTCGCCGCCGGCGTCGCCACCATCGGCTACCGGACCGGCCCCGAGGCCGGCTCCCTCAGCCCCGCCGAACAGCGCCGGATGCTCTCGGGGGGCTTCCGGCCGACCACGAACGCAACCGAGCTCGGCCGGGTACGCACCGCGGTCATCTGCGCCCCCACCCCGCGGGGCGCCGACGGCGGACTCGACCTGAGCCAGCTGGAGGCGGCCGCCCGCACCCTGGCCGCGCACCTGCGCCCGCACACCACTGTGATCCTGGAGTCACCTGTGTACCCAGGGACGACAGAGGAATTCCTGCGTCCCCTCCTCGAAGAGGGATCGGGTCTGCGCGCCGGCCGCGACTTCCACCTCGCCTACTCCCCCAGCCGCGTCGACCCCGGCAACCGCGACTTCACCCCCGCCAACACCCCCAAGGTCATCGGCGGCCTCACGCCGGCCTGCACGGAGTCGGCCGCCGCCTTCTACGGACGGCTCACCGACAAGGTGGTACGCGCGCGTGGACCCCGCGAAGCGGAGACCGTGCAGCTCCTGGAGACCAACTACCGGCACGTCAACATCGCCCTCGTCAACGAGATGGCCGTCCTCTGCCACGACCTCGGCGTCGACCTGTGGGACGTCGTCCGCTGCGCGGAGACCAAGCCGTTCGGCTTCCAGGCCTTCCGCCCCGGTCCCGGCGTCGGCGGCCACGCCGTCCCGCAGGACCTGACCGCCCACGGCGGCCGCACCCTGCGCATGGTGGAACTGGCCCAGCAGGTCAACAACCGGATGCCCGGCTACGTCGTCCAGCGCGGCGCCACGCTCCTCAACGAGCACGGCAAGTCGGCCCGGGGCGCACGCGTGCTCCTCCTGGGCGTCACCTACAAGCCCGACCTCGCCGACCTGCACGGCACCCCCGCCCAGGAGGTTGCCCTGCGCCTGCTGGAACTGGGCGCCTCGGTCAGTTACCACGATCCGCACGTGCCCGCCTGGAGCGTCCTCGACCGCCCCGTCCCCCGCGTGGACTCCCTCTACGAGGCGGTCGCCGACGCGGACCTGACCATCCTGCTCCAGCAGCACCGCACGTACGACCTCCAGGGCCTGTCGGTGAAGGCCCAGCTGCTGCTGGACACGCGGGGGGCGGCGCCCACGGGGGCGGCGCATCGGTTGTGA
- a CDS encoding GuaB3 family IMP dehydrogenase-related protein → MTEIEIGRGKRGRRAYAFDDIAVVPSRRTRDPKEVSIAWQIDAYRFELPFLAAPMDSVVSPATAIRIGELGGLGVLNLEGLWTRYEDPQPLLDEIAELPAEAATRRLQEIYAAPIKEELIGARIKEVRDSGVVTAAALSPQRTAQFSKAVVDAGVDIFVIRGTTVSAEHVSGSHEPLNLKQFIYELDVPVIVGGCATYTAALHLMRTGAAGVLVGFGGGAAHTTRNVLGIQVPMATAVADVAAARRDYMDESGGRYVHVIADGGVGWSGDLPKAIACGADAVMMGSPLARATDGPGKGHHWGMEAVNEELPRGKKVALGTVGTLEEILTGPSHTPDGSMNLFGALRRAMATTGYSELKEFQRVEVTVADSQHRR, encoded by the coding sequence GTGACTGAGATCGAGATCGGGCGCGGCAAGCGCGGCCGCCGGGCGTACGCCTTCGACGACATCGCCGTCGTCCCCAGCCGCCGTACGCGGGACCCGAAGGAGGTCTCGATCGCCTGGCAGATCGACGCCTACCGCTTCGAGCTGCCGTTCCTGGCCGCTCCCATGGACTCGGTCGTCTCCCCGGCCACCGCCATCCGCATCGGCGAGCTCGGCGGCCTGGGCGTGCTGAACCTCGAAGGTCTGTGGACGCGGTACGAGGACCCGCAGCCGCTGCTCGACGAGATCGCCGAGCTGCCCGCCGAGGCGGCGACCCGGCGCCTCCAGGAGATCTACGCCGCGCCCATCAAGGAGGAGCTGATCGGCGCGCGCATCAAGGAGGTGCGCGACTCGGGCGTGGTCACGGCCGCGGCGCTCTCCCCGCAGCGCACGGCCCAGTTCTCCAAGGCCGTCGTCGACGCGGGCGTGGACATCTTCGTCATCCGCGGCACGACGGTCTCGGCGGAGCACGTCTCCGGTTCGCACGAGCCGCTGAACCTGAAGCAGTTCATCTACGAGCTGGACGTCCCGGTGATCGTCGGCGGCTGCGCCACGTACACGGCGGCGCTGCACCTGATGCGCACCGGTGCGGCCGGTGTGCTGGTCGGCTTCGGCGGCGGCGCCGCGCACACCACGCGCAACGTGCTGGGCATCCAGGTCCCCATGGCCACGGCGGTCGCCGACGTGGCCGCGGCCCGCCGCGACTACATGGACGAGTCCGGCGGCCGGTACGTGCACGTGATCGCGGACGGCGGTGTCGGCTGGTCCGGCGACCTGCCCAAGGCGATCGCCTGCGGCGCCGACGCGGTCATGATGGGCTCCCCGCTCGCCCGCGCGACCGACGGCCCGGGCAAGGGCCACCACTGGGGCATGGAGGCGGTGAACGAGGAGCTCCCGCGCGGCAAGAAGGTCGCCCTCGGCACGGTCGGCACCCTCGAGGAGATCCTCACGGGCCCGTCCCACACCCCCGACGGCTCGATGAACCTCTTCGGCGCGCTGCGCCGGGCGATGGCCACGACCGGGTACAGCGAGCTGAAGGAGTTCCAGCGGGTCGAGGTGACGGTGGCGGACTCGCAGCATCGGCGGTAG